In Hyphomicrobium denitrificans ATCC 51888, the DNA window GCTTCGCCAGATCGTCGGCGGCGGAGCGGATTTCGTCGGAGTTCGACTCGATGCCTCGGGCATTGTCGGCCACCTGCGTCAGAGCAGTTTCCAACTTCTGGGCCGAATTGTTGAAATCGTGGCGAACCTGATCAAGGGTTTCCGTGAACGGGGTCGCGATACGGAAGGACATGTCGCCATCCGAAAGATGAGACAGACCGGCCGCAAGGCTATCGACTGCAAACTTCACGTTCGCGGCGTCTTTCGCTTCCTGCTCGTGGCGAGCGAGTCGTTCCTTCTCGACCTTCGCCGCGTCTCGGGCTTCCTGCTCCTGGCGGGCAATGCGTTCCCGTTCGGCTAGGTTGCGGTTGGCTTCGGCTTCGCTTTCGAGCCGGGCCTTTTGCCGGTTGTTGTCGAGTAGAACTTCGAGCGAGCGGGCGAGATCGCCGATCTCGTCCTTGCTTTTGCTATCCTTCAATTCAAGCAGAAGATTGCCTTCCGCGATCTGCGCGGTCTCTCCGATGATGTTGGAGATACGGCCGATGAAGCGGCGAGCAATGAACCAACCTGCGAGCGCGAGAAGCGCTGCGGCCGTCGCGATAATCAGAGCCGCGTCCCGCATCATCGCGTTCAACTGCACAAACACTGTGCTCTTCGGAACGGCGACGATCGCGTACCAGGTTATTTCCGGCGTGAGTGTGACAGGCGACGCGACGGCCAAGTATGCCGTTCCGTCCGTAGCCGCGATTTGCTGTTCGACGCCTGGCTGAGCAATGAGTTTGTCCCAGCCGGCCGTCTCCGCGCTTTCGGCCAGTGTTTTGCCGACCAAAACCTCGTTCGGATGGCCAACGATTTTGCCCCCGCTACTGACCAGGCTGACGTAGCCCGTCCCCATGGGGTGAAGGCTCGCGAGTGCCTTGCTCGTATCGGCCAGCGAAAGATCAATGCCCGCAACACCGAGCGCCTTGCCGTTCACGACAACCGGCTTTGAGATCGTCGTAAGCAGAACCTGCTTCCCGTCAATGTCGTAAGCATAAGGCTCGATAACGACCGTCTTCTGACGCGTGAAAGGCAGCTGATAGTAATCGCCGGGGCCGGGCACCGCATAATCGACGAGGGCCGTGTTGGTTATTTCTCCGTTGGTTCCACGGACGAAATAGGGAACATAACGGCCTGTCGCATCATGGCCTTGGGCTTTGACGAAGTCGGCGTCCTTGCCGTCGAACGCGTTCGGCTCCCAGCCCGTCCAGATGCCGAGGATGTCCGGGTTGCTTTCCAGCAGATGACGCATGGTCCGGTCGGCCCTGGCGCGATCGGTCTCGCCACTGTCCTTCATGACTTCCAGAACCGAGCCCAGCGCGTCAGCGATGCGACCGGTACGCCCGATCCGCTTCTCAGTCGTCAGGGCTTCTGATTTTGCGATCTCCCGCATGCGATCAAGGCTCGTGCTCTTGATGTCCTCATACGAGCGGTAGAACAGCACGGACGAAGCCGTGATCGTCGCGACCAAGCCGCATGCCGCGACTGCGAAAATATTACGACCGGTAGCCGAATTTAGCAGCATTTCCATGTCCCTAACGCCGCGATCGGATGGGTGAGCATCCGTCGCGATCATTCTTTGAGGCCAAAAAACTTTCCCCACAGGCTATGCTGGTATCCTTAATGAATTGACTCCGTATGCTGATGTTCCAAGCCGATGCGTGCGAAGAAGATGGGGCGCGGATGGGTCTGCCGCGGTGGTGAGGCGGTTCAGCAATCGGAACGGCGGGTGCAAGTCGCCGCGACGGTTTATTGGCCTCGACCACTGCCCGGCCAAGGCTCGGAACTAGTTCCTCGCGGCATGAACGTCTGCTTTAAGCGGCTCGCAGGCGAACCGTTGCTATAAGTCCTGGCGCGCCGTTATCGAGCGTCAGGCTTCCATGCCAGGCTTCGAGAATATCGGCCACGATCGCGAGGCCGAGACCGGTTCCGTTTTTCCTCGTATCCAGACTGCGGCCACGCACCATCGCATCGGCCTGATGCTCTTCGGCTATGCCTGGGCCGTCATCCGCGACGGTGACGACGACGACACCATTTTCGGCACGGGCTGAAATGGAAACCTGTTTGCGCGCATGACGCGCGGCATTCTCGGTCAGATTCCCGAGCACTTCGGCGAGATCATCGCCGTGAATAGATGCCATGAGCGTCTGCGGCGTATTCTTCTGCCAGACAACCTTCTGTCCTTCCGGCGTGCGCTCGGCGACGCGCACGACGCGATTGATGACCGAGGCGACGTCCGTCGAAGCATCCTTCGCTGCGTAGGCGATACGCGCGCGTGCGAGTTCATGATCGACGTGCCGCCGCATGGCCTCGGCGACAGAGGCAATATCGGATGCGATTCCGGCTTCGCCTTTGGACTTCAGCCTGTCGATCTCAACATTCAAAACTTGCAGCGGCGTCTTAAGGCCGTGCGCAAGATCGGCCGCCCGTCCCTTCGCTTTTTCGATCGCCAGATCGCGAGCGTCGAGAAGATCGTCGATTTCCGCTGCGAGGGGCTGCACCTCGTCGGGAAATCCGTTTCCGAGCCGCTGCGCAGTACCGGTTCGAACGGCGCTGAGCTTTCCCCGGATTGCCGCAAGCGGCCGCAGCCCAATGCTCACCTGCAGCCAGAATGCGGCTGCGAGAAGTGCGCCGATCAACAGAAGAAACGGCAACAGATCGATGGCAAAGTTTCGGATGGAATTGCGAACCTCTTCGGCCTGCAACGCAACAGCTATCAGAACGCGCTGGCCGCCGAGTTCCGCGGGAAGCTCAATATAGCGTTGCAACAGATACAGCTTCGCGCGGTGCGGTCCGACGATCTCCCGCCGATGGACTTCGTCGTTGATATTCGTCTCGGCGGGAAGGTCGAGGACATTGTCCCACAGCGATCGCGATCGAAGAACTTTGCCGCCCGGCGTCGCATCTATCTGCCAGTAGAGCCCCGAAAGCGGCGCCTCAAATCGCGGATCGGGAGGGCGGTGCGCGACGGCGAGATCGCCTGCCGGCGTCCGCACTATGCCTGACATCAACTGATTGAGATAGACGTTGAGTTCCGAGTCGACCCGGCGCTCGACGTGGCGTCTGAACAGCTCAGTCAGTCCGAATCCTGCGATGCCAAGTGCGATCGATATCGACACGGCACCTGCGATAAGGAGCCTGAGACGCAACGAGCCGAGGCTCATGTCGAGGGTTCCGACACCATGTAACCGAACCCGCGCCGTGTCTCGATCGTTTCCTGCCCGAGCTTTCGGCGTAACCGCGTCACGACTGCTTCCAGCGCGTTCGCGTCCCGTGCGTCGTCATCGCCATAAAGATGCTCGATGAGTTCCGTCGGAGGAACGACCCGACCTTTGTGATGCATGAGATAGCCGATCAGGCGATATTCCAGCGGCGATACCGGGACCGGCGCACCATCGAGAACGACCCGCATCTGCCGGGTATCGAGAGCAAGCGGGCCCGCAGTCAGAATTGCCGAACCGTGGCCGACGGAGCGACGGATGAGCGAACGCACGCGCGCCATCAGCTCCTCGAGTTGAAACGGCTTGGCGAGATAGTCGTCGGCACCGGCATCTATGCCTTCGACGCGCTCTGGCCAGGCGCCGCGCGCGGTGAGGATCAGGACGGGCATCATCCGGCCTGTCGCTCGCCACTTCTTCAAAACGGACAAGCCGTCGATCTTGGGCAATCCGAGATCGAGAACGATAAGGTCGTAGTTTTCGGTGTCGCCGCGGAACCATGCCGTCTCGCCGTCGCGCGCCGCGTCGACCTGAAAATGCGCTGCGCTGAGCGCCGTCACAATGCTGTGGGCAATCTTCGGCTCATCCTCGACCACGAGAATTCGCATCAGTCGTCATCCTGGATGGTCAGGATTTTGGATGTCGCGGCGTCGACCTTGACCTCCTTGAGCTTGCCGTCAGGCGTCAGAACCTTGAATTCGTAGATGAAGCTTTTGACGCCCTTGGCTTCGAGTTCCACGCCAAGAATTTGGCCAGGAAACTCTGCCTTCAAAGTCTCGAGTATTTCGGTCAGCGGCCGGATGCGCCCTTCGCTCAGGGCCTGACGGGCCAGCTCGTGGTCCAGGTCGTCGTCCGCGATCGCTGGCGCCGCAACGGGTGCCGCGGCCAGCGTGAAGAGAAGACCAACGATAAGGCAGCGCTTCGATCGATACATGGGACAATCTTCGCAAAAATTACCTGACAATAACCTGACGCCGCTCATCAGGTCAGCATCAGCAGCAATCGGTGAGTATCGCCACGTGCTCGCAGCCGGCAAGCGGTTGCAGGTTAACCACATGGAGATTTCACGATGCAAAAGTATCTGACGCTGCCGGCCATCGCTATGGCGTTCGCTCTCACGACCTCGGCGCACGCCGGCCATGACGGGCCGCGCCTCAACGTCCCTGCCGACAAATGGCTGTCGGTCTCAGAGGTTATCCAGAAGTTGAAGGCGCAGGGCTATAACGTCACCGAGATCGAAGCCGATGACGGCGCCTACGAATTCGATGCGATCAACGCCGATGGCGTCCGCGTCGAGGGACATGCCCATCCGGCCACGGGCCAGGTCCTTCTTGGCTACGACGACTAAAGATAAGCAACCACCGGCTTGGCGTCATCCGGCGCCAAGCCGCGACCGGCCCTCATCGTTTCTCGGCCGCATGCGAGGCACCTGCTCCTAGCGTCGCGACTTCACCAGCGGATTTTTCCGTTCGACGAGCGCTCGAGGGAGAGCCCGACGCGCTGGCAATTTCTGCTGGTCCACACCCTGCCCCAGACAATTCCCAACAAACCAACTCGCACGCATCCCAATTTCGCGGCGGCGCTCAGCGAGTGAGAATTCCATGCGTAGACGACCGAGATGATGCCGAGCCGTCCCCGCGCCGTGAATTCGTCGAGCGCGCTTTGCTTGCAGAGGGCGTGAAGTTGCTTGCCTCTATATTCCGGTCTCGTGAACGCCCAGCGACTGTACGCATAAGCCGGATCGAAGCGCACGAAGATATCATCGACGAGGTGGGCGGAGCCCGGCGAAAACCAGAGATAGCTCGCCAGTACGCCGTCGACGAACGTGCCGAAGCATTCTTCTCCTGATTTGAGAAGGCGCTCGACTTCCTCTGCATCAAGTCCGCTGCCCGTCACCGCCGCTTCCAGGCGCAGCCGGTCCGGAGTGACGAAACGGCACTCCGTGCCGCTCGGCACCGGCTTGCGAATAACAGTGCTGTCTTGCACCAAGAGGCAACGAAAGACTGAGACATCGAACAGTCGCTGGACGGATCGATAGGCATAGTGAGAGACGACTTGGCCAAGTCTTTGATGCGTGATCGCTTGTCTCAGATAACCTATGTTCATTGCGAAATCTGCTGCGCGGCAGTTCTCAACTTTGGGCTATTCGCAGCGAGTTCATGAAGAGCCAGCCCCGGCGCGGGTGGACCAATCACGGCGTCGTTCGGCGGGTCCCACCAGCGATTGCCTTCGACAATCACCGGCCCTTCAGGGGTCAGGGCAATATCCCAGCCTATCGTGCGAAGCGGCAGGAACGTCCGCGCGGCGCGAAGAGCGAGTTCGGTGACCGACGTCCAATCCGGTAGTCGAAAGCCTTCGAGTTCGGCTCCGGTGACTGGATGGCGGTGAACTTGAGTGGAACCGATGCCGCTCGGGGCGGGGGCTTGCGCGGCACCGATGGTTCCGTCGGATAGCCGCACGCTCGCGACCAGGTTTCCTCCGACACCGCCCGCAAAATTGTCGGTGACACTCTCACCAATCGCGAGTTTCCATTCGGCATAGAGGCATTGGGCATTGCCGTCCGTATCGGTTAAAGTGACCAGCCGCACGGTTTGCAGAGTCGACGACCCCGTGAGTTCCACCAGCGCCGGGTGATTGAGCAGTCGCTGCTGGACGACGTACCGATCGAATTTAGGGTCGCCACAGCATTGGTCGTAAAGCGCGTCGGCCGACAGAAGACGTCCTTTGTGATCGCGAAATGACGCGCCTTCTCTCGTCCAGAGAGAGACGCCTGCTCCGTAGACTCCGAGCGCCGGCTTGGTGATGAACTGCGATGGGAGGTCAGGAGCGATATCGCGCAGCCACGCTTCACGCGTTGCGATGGCATGCCCCTCGGGCGCGCCGGCTGACAATCTGCCGAGCGTTGCGAAATGCTTCGGCACCGGAATGGCATGAGCCGCGCAGTAGGCATCGAAGACGCTCTTGTCCTCGGTAAGGGAAGTCAGTTCCACCGGATTCAAGCGATTTTGAAGCGCGAAAAGCTCTTCCTTGGTGAAACATCCGTCGAGCGAAGCCGGAGCAATTTCTGGGTCGGCCAATCCGAGCCGCAGTGCTTCGCCCGGCCGGAATCCCCTTCGCCAATACAGCGACAGCAGCCTTCCGCCGACCGCACCCCGGCTCAATCCATACTGGTCTGCGGCAACCCCGACATGGCGCGCCAATTTCCGCAGGCGTCCAATGACAGATGGCCGAGTTACCGAGGCGTTCATGCTCTCATACCGGTGCGATAGGTTCGAAAATTAATTCTCTAATGCGAGAACCGCGGACACG includes these proteins:
- a CDS encoding sensor histidine kinase, which codes for MRRHVDHELARARIAYAAKDASTDVASVINRVVRVAERTPEGQKVVWQKNTPQTLMASIHGDDLAEVLGNLTENAARHARKQVSISARAENGVVVVTVADDGPGIAEEHQADAMVRGRSLDTRKNGTGLGLAIVADILEAWHGSLTLDNGAPGLIATVRLRAA
- a CDS encoding response regulator transcription factor, translating into MRILVVEDEPKIAHSIVTALSAAHFQVDAARDGETAWFRGDTENYDLIVLDLGLPKIDGLSVLKKWRATGRMMPVLILTARGAWPERVEGIDAGADDYLAKPFQLEELMARVRSLIRRSVGHGSAILTAGPLALDTRQMRVVLDGAPVPVSPLEYRLIGYLMHHKGRVVPPTELIEHLYGDDDARDANALEAVVTRLRRKLGQETIETRRGFGYMVSEPST
- a CDS encoding methyl-accepting chemotaxis protein, which translates into the protein MLLNSATGRNIFAVAACGLVATITASSVLFYRSYEDIKSTSLDRMREIAKSEALTTEKRIGRTGRIADALGSVLEVMKDSGETDRARADRTMRHLLESNPDILGIWTGWEPNAFDGKDADFVKAQGHDATGRYVPYFVRGTNGEITNTALVDYAVPGPGDYYQLPFTRQKTVVIEPYAYDIDGKQVLLTTISKPVVVNGKALGVAGIDLSLADTSKALASLHPMGTGYVSLVSSGGKIVGHPNEVLVGKTLAESAETAGWDKLIAQPGVEQQIAATDGTAYLAVASPVTLTPEITWYAIVAVPKSTVFVQLNAMMRDAALIIATAAALLALAGWFIARRFIGRISNIIGETAQIAEGNLLLELKDSKSKDEIGDLARSLEVLLDNNRQKARLESEAEANRNLAERERIARQEQEARDAAKVEKERLARHEQEAKDAANVKFAVDSLAAGLSHLSDGDMSFRIATPFTETLDQVRHDFNNSAQKLETALTQVADNARGIESNSDEIRSAADDLAKRTEQQAAALEQTAAALEEITTTVKNSTERAQEAGELVSRAKAGAEQSGAVVQRAVSAMEAIKKSSSEITNIIGVIDEIAFQTNLLALNAGVEAARAGEAGRGFAVVAQEVRELAQRSANSAREIKALIGTSSDQVREGVELVGETGRALETIVVEVQEINRHVAAIVEAAQEQSSGLEQISTAMNQMDQDTQRNAAMVEETTAATHSLSREATSLNELLTMFKLSGGAHQGSAAVRAVTGSEKPAASPVRALGRKIASAFSGNAAIKKDEWQDF
- a CDS encoding PepSY domain-containing protein; the protein is MQKYLTLPAIAMAFALTTSAHAGHDGPRLNVPADKWLSVSEVIQKLKAQGYNVTEIEADDGAYEFDAINADGVRVEGHAHPATGQVLLGYDD
- a CDS encoding sugar-transfer associated ATP-grasp domain-containing protein, which encodes MADPEIAPASLDGCFTKEELFALQNRLNPVELTSLTEDKSVFDAYCAAHAIPVPKHFATLGRLSAGAPEGHAIATREAWLRDIAPDLPSQFITKPALGVYGAGVSLWTREGASFRDHKGRLLSADALYDQCCGDPKFDRYVVQQRLLNHPALVELTGSSTLQTVRLVTLTDTDGNAQCLYAEWKLAIGESVTDNFAGGVGGNLVASVRLSDGTIGAAQAPAPSGIGSTQVHRHPVTGAELEGFRLPDWTSVTELALRAARTFLPLRTIGWDIALTPEGPVIVEGNRWWDPPNDAVIGPPAPGLALHELAANSPKLRTAAQQISQ
- a CDS encoding PepSY domain-containing protein — translated: MYRSKRCLIVGLLFTLAAAPVAAPAIADDDLDHELARQALSEGRIRPLTEILETLKAEFPGQILGVELEAKGVKSFIYEFKVLTPDGKLKEVKVDAATSKILTIQDDD